The nucleotide window TGTTACATTCTGCTGTCAACAAGGTTTTTATTGCAGTCATCAATACATAAGCTAAATGAAGTTTGTTGTCTTGTAATTCTGCAGCAGGTATTCAAAGATGTACGAAGGCCTGTGCCTAGTGATGAAGTCCCGTTGGTCCCTGGAGAAACAATCAAAACAACTGGTGTGTCTCATCCTTTCAGATCCtgctgtgttgttgttgtttcgATTGTGTTGTGTTACTGGATAACATTTGTTTTCATGTCTTCACAGTTAAAGATGTGATGTACATCTGTCCTTTCACTGGAGCTGTGACAGGCACGCTGACGGTCACAGACTACAAACTCAACTTCATCAGTCTAGAAAgggtgtgttgttgttttgtactgttttttttcttcttcatGTTATTATGCTTGTAATAGTATGTTTATGAATTTGTCTCATTGTAGGAAATTCCTTTCATGCTGGATGTAAACCTCTGTGCCATTAGCAGACTGGAGACTATCAGCGTACAAAGTCATGGAGAAAATACTACTGGCATGGAGATCGTCTGTAAGGTCAGAATAAATACGCCACCCATCCATCCACATTTAGGGCTGGATTTCGGGGCAATACAGCTCAGGGACAGCGtttacatttattacacagataTTTATTGCTTTAGATGATAATGTGGTGTTAAGGagctgtcttaactgaaaaTAGTTTGCActtatatctaaaatatatcagggccattgttttgtctcaagatgcatacTACTAGTGTTACTTATTACTTataattggtaacactttacttgaaggcgtgttcataagactgacatgacacgtgcTTTGAACATGAaagagattttatgcacgtttatgacaactctcattaagtgtcattcgttcaattatttcatttttaatgcaaagttgacattgtttgagatgtctttgttatgacaacttgacattaccaagacaacataactgaccactacagtatttaccagtgatacaaattgaacttgtcatttaaatgtcattaagtgttaatacactgtaatatagttttataacagcgtcttaaatatttttttactacagtggaaaaaaatatatataagtgttaaaggaatagtctactcattttcaatattaaaatatgttattataccttaactaagaagagttgatacatccctctatcatcttagtgcgtgcacgtaagcgctggggcgcgctgctacacttccatagcatttagcttagccccattcattcaatggtatcaaacagagataaagttagaagtgaccaaacacatcaacgtttttcctatttaagacgagtattTAAacggtggtacaaaataaaacgtagcgcttttctaagcggatttaaaagaggaactatattgtatggcggaacagcacttttgggagtacttcaactcgcctgaaaaatccgctccccttctccctctcataatgggagagggagggtgttactacgccgagtcgaagtactcccaaaagtgctgttccgccatacaatatagttccccttttaaatccgcttagaaaagcgctacgttttattcagcaaacacaaggacaataaatagggacaaagtaagtcacatacacctggaaaataatcacaagtaagggaaaaagtgacgagacccgggaaatgcgtggtcagaataaaccaatactaaaaccacgcatctcccacatagaacatatgtactgtcagaaccctgccatgctaaactagatctaaatacaaacaaggatctggcaggattctgacaCATACATAATAttttgacgtgtctgttgcattttgttaagatatttaaaattattcgacaaagtattaacacttaatgacatttaaatgacagtttaatgtaatgttaaccaatAAAGCTAGGTGGTCTCTTAAGTTTGaaaattattctgctatgtcatgtttatgacagatttatgacatgttatgatgtattggtttatgtcaagttgtcataacaaattcaaacaatgtcatctttgcattaaaaatgacataactgaacaaatgacacttaatgacagttgtcataaatgtgcataaaatctccttcatattcatgacatgtgtcatgtcagtcttatgaacaccccttcaagtaaagtgttaacatataataataaaaaaaataaaaataaaaacgtttTTTAATTGCACAGATTGATAATGCATTGATTTTATGAacgaaattaaacaaaatatacatCTTCCACCATGATCACGCGATATAAGCAAATCACATTTCTTCTTTGATTTCAGTGTATCTATGTTTAGGTTGGACATAGATAATAGTTGCTATCCTATTCAAAATGGTAGACAACTGAAATATAAACTATTTCATAGCTGTAACATGACTTTAACATGACAATCTCAATAGAAATGTGAagattctttaaaaatacacgCTAGTGATGTCTCAACAGGATATGAGAAGCCTCAGGTTTGCCTATAAAAAGGATGAGCAGAGTAAGCAGGAGATTTTGGAGACTTTGACCAAGTATGCTTTCCCCCTGTCCAATGAACTGGTAAGTCAGGAACCCTTTTAGAATCTTACTGCAGTGATTGGCTGCTAGACTTGTCAATAATTTCAGATTGAGTGCAGTTGGATCAGATAATCAGGTTGTTTGTTTATCTCTCCCAGCCCCTCTTTGCATTCCAATACAAGGAAGAGTTTCCAGTGGATGGATGGAAGGTTTATGATCCGGTGACGGAGTACAAAAGAATGGTGAGACGAAAACATCACATCGTGTACATTACTATTTTGAATTTCACAACAATTTAAAACTGTTATCTCTTTGTTctcgttttattttattttatgcaggGTTTGCCAACTGAGAGCTGGACAGTCCGTAAGATCAACAGTAATTATGAAGTGTGTGACACTTATCCTGCCTTACTTGTTACTCCTAAAAGCATTGAAGATGATGAGATCAAACGAGTGGCATCTTTCAGAGCCAAACATCGCATTCCGGTCAGCATCCCTTTATATTCTCCCAAATTATTGTTTagaaggatagttcacccaaaaaattacattctatcatcatttactcactctcatgttgttacaaatctgtataaatttcattgttctgatgaccacaaaggaagatttttttgaagattgtttgtaaccaaactgatcatcATGAGCCCCAATCACTTCCGTAGTATTTTGTTTACCTACCATGGAAGTGAATagggctcatgaacggtttgggTAGAAACATTCCTCTAAATGGGGGTGAAGTGATGGTTTTGGGTTACTTCCTTCCTTTTTTGTTGTTGGCCCATTTCATGCCAGTTTGATATCAACAGTCGCCTTTTTCGTTATTCAATATGGTGATGAATTTATTCATACCAAGATTTTGCATCTCCCATTCTCTTTCAGGTCCTCTCCTGGATCCACCCAGAAACTCAGGCTACTATAGTGCGCTGTAGTCAGCCTTTGGTGGGACCCAATGATCGTCGGTGTAAGGAAGATGAGCATTACCTTCAAACCATCATGGATGCCAATGCACAGTCCCATAAACTCACCATATTTGATGCCCGGCAAAACACTGTAGCTGATAATCATAAGGTAATAATATGGCAACCCGTTCAGGCTGCTTTTTAAAGCAGTGCATATTCTCAAAGTTTTATATTTCTGAAAATGATGGAAAACATTCACACATCCGTTTTGCTTTCCACAAATGTAGTTTTGAATTATTGAGCAGCCTGCTACATTGATGTAAAGCTCATTCAATCAGGAAATAAATTGAACCCGTGAATCATCTTTACTTATTTTCTGCTCTTCCACTCCACAGGCTAAAGATGGAGGTTATGAGAATGAGAATTTCTATCTCAACATGGAGCTCAATTTCTTGGAGATCCCAAACATTCATGTGATAAGAGAGTCTCTGCGTAAGCTGAAAGAGGTGGTTTACCCCACCATCGACGATCAACGCTGGCATTCATCCATAGATGCCACACACTGGCTGGAGTACATTCgagtaaatgacacctatgattTTTAGTCCCGTATATATGCGACCCTCagtcaaattcagtttattATGTAACAGCACCACTCAGCTTGTCAGTAAATCACAGAGTAAGAGTACTAGATGCTTTTAAAGGTCCTCTCTCACTCGTTCTGtctgcttctctctctctcgttcgttAGATTTTGCTTGCGGGTGCAGTACGGATTGCAGATAAGGTGGAGTCGAATAAGAGCTCTGTGGTGGTTCACTGCAGTGACGGCTGGGACCGTACGGCTCAGCTCACCTCTCTGTCCATGCTGATGCTGGACTCTTACTACAGAACTCTCCGGGGCTTCCAGGTGCTGCTGGAGAAGGAATGGATCAGCTTCGGACACAAATTCGCTTCGGTAAATAACACTTGACTGTTTGCGTCAACATAAATGAACTTTGGGGTGGTAGTATGGGGGTAGAAAACTGAATGTAAGCAATCACAGAGGCAGAGCTGGGACAAGACAGACTAAAATAGAGTGACGCagggatgatgtatttttgtaggccaacccggaCATGGGTTCCCTCACTAAAAAGCCCATTTGTTTTTCCCATAGAATTttggattattgcaaaaaataagctctgtgtttaacaaaagtttattttcacaGATGAATACAAAAGTATGCATTTTGAagtcagtggcggccggtgacttctttttttgagggcgctcgaaacgaagttcgtcacaacatgtatgtagcttgtcatgtgtgtggttctttttttcaaaatatgcgtTCTGCGCATTGAGAGATGGTGTGTGCATCACATAtcctgccaaaataagtgcctgctgcagacgcgtctaaagggtttatgataaaagagacgttcacgtttgccagatactcgcataatctcatgcgtaatcagagtttagtgttaagggagtgtcttgcgtgtactTTGTGAACGTCTCTTtcatcataaacggttttgatgcgtgtgcagcaggcactaattttgacaaaacatgtgacgcacacaggatctctcgacacgcaggacacatattttggataagggaaccacacacatgatactccgaacacctattttgaatttgtgcacCTCTGATGCGTTAACTAAAATATGAAAAGCCAAATTTtgacttcaaaattcataacCGTTGTGTTCATCTGTCAAGACTACTTGAcagggtacacaccaaaagatttttttacatcttataagattttcatAATGTGATAGACCACAGACATGAAGATAAAAAATCTTAGATTTAACCATTTTTCTCCTAAAGTGTGTGGTGTGTCATGATGTGTCAAAgagcacaccacacacaaacagatttatAACCAGAGTCTCGATTGTGAACATAGGAAATCTCGCAAAATATCGcgagacttcagaataagcatggTGGACGATATGCAGCAAGAAATTTCAATTATAATGTTTGGAATGATTTTCACTGAAAATTCAAGagaaattaaaactgcaagcagtgatggaagggccctcgcacacatgacaccgccacgccgtggcataagaattaaagggaacagtagtaaataggcatttaagcatgtaaacataggtgaaccatttaaaagtgtatgaGAGTATGAGttactacatgtaaatattggcacgtagatgtgttcagtccaggactcttattgatCATGTAAAATGTAGGGCAGATCTGACTTTGAATaatcagtgtaaaacatgttacttcttgttgccagcaggtggcgctatggccataagtgactattggcatgtagatgtgttcagtccaggactcttgtcaattatgtaaagtttgggacagatcagacattgcataatcattgtaaacatgtcacttcctgttgccagctggtggcgctataactataagtgactattgacatgaagatgtgttcagttcaggactcttattaatcatatgaagttagggaaagatcggacattgcataatcattgtaaacatgtcacttcctgttgccagctggtggtgctataactataagtgactattgacatgtagatgtgttcactccaggactcttattaatcatgtgaagtttgggacagatcagacattggataatcattgtaaacatgtcacttcctgttgccagctggtggcgctataactataagtgactattgacatgaagatgtgttcagttcaggactcttattaatcatatgaagttagggaaagatcggacattgcataatcattgtaaacatgtcacttcctgttgccagctggtggcgctataactataagtgactattgacatgtagatgtgttcactccaggactcttattaatcatgtgaagtttgggacagatcagacattggataatcattgtaaacatgtcacttcctgttgccagctggtggcgctataactataagtgactattgacatgtagatgtgttcactccaggactcttattaatcatgtgaagtttgggacagatcagacattggataatcattgtaaacatgtcacttcctgttgccagctggtggcgctataactataagtgactattgacatgaagatgtgttcagttcaggactcttattaatcatatgaagttagggaaagatcggacattgcataatcattgtaaacatgtcacttcctgttgccagctggtggcgctataactataagtgactattgacatgaagatgtgttcagttcaggactcttattaatcatatgaagttagggaaagatcggacattgcataatcagtgtaaacatgtcacttcctgttgccagctggtggcgctataactataagtgactattgacatgaagatgtgttcagttcaggactcttattaatcatatgaagttagggaaagatcggacattgcataatcagtgtaaacatgtcacttcctgttgccagctggtggcgctatgaccataagtgactattgacatgtagatgtgttaagtccaggactcttattaatcatatgaagttagggaaagatcggacattgcataatcagtgtaaacatgtcacttcctgttgccagctggtggcgctataaccataagtgactattgacatgtagatgtgttcagtccaggactcttattaatcatgtgaagttagggaaagatcggacattgcataatcagtgtaaacatgtcattcctgttgccagctggtggcgctataaccataagtgactattgacatgtagatgtgttcagtccaggactcttattaatcatgtgaagtttgggacagatcagacattgcataatcagtgtaaacatgtcacttcctgttgccagctggtggcgctataaccataagtgactattgacatgtagatgtgttcaagtccaggactcttattaatcatgtgaagtttgggacagatcggacattgcataatcagtgtaaacatgtcacttcctgttgccagctggtggcgctataaccataagtgactattgacatgtagatgtgttcaggtcaggactcttagcaatcatgtgaagtttgggacagatcggacactgtatgcctgagttccagcaacctgtttcatagcgaaacatccaactttgtcgggccagaaccgacacaaattttaatatagaatcaaatccttcgcaatttagcatcacaaaggccttaagatgagactcgccaaatatgatgatgatccgacgaaaactgtaggaggagttagttaaagtatgactgctggaaatgagaaaaactgagccaaaatctgagaaataattcaaaatagctgacttcctgtttggtgtaggg belongs to Paramisgurnus dabryanus chromosome 2, PD_genome_1.1, whole genome shotgun sequence and includes:
- the mtmr1a gene encoding myotubularin-related protein 1a isoform X9 — encoded protein: MMEKQPYLSGPDGAVPPPVPRKPRTLATGNIASRQDSVDSLESPGSHVEWCKQLIAATISSQISSPMAPDAVNRESRQVFKDVRRPVPSDEVPLVPGETIKTTVKDVMYICPFTGAVTGTLTVTDYKLNFISLEREIPFMLDVNLCAISRLETISVQSHGENTTGMEIVCKDMRSLRFAYKKDEQSKQEILETLTKYAFPLSNELPLFAFQYKEEFPVDGWKVYDPVTEYKRMGLPTESWTVRKINSNYEVCDTYPALLVTPKSIEDDEIKRVASFRAKHRIPVLSWIHPETQATIVRCSQPLVGPNDRRCKEDEHYLQTIMDANAQSHKLTIFDARQNTVADNHKAKDGGYENENFYLNMELNFLEIPNIHVIRESLRKLKEVVYPTIDDQRWHSSIDATHWLEYIRILLAGAVRIADKVESNKSSVVVHCSDGWDRTAQLTSLSMLMLDSYYRTLRGFQVLLEKEWISFGHKFASRVGHGDENHANSERSPLFVQFIDCVWQIMRQFSSAFEFNELFLITILDHLYSCLFGTFLYNSEQERVEKEVNRKTVSLWSYINSQPEDFTNPFYVDYENHVLYPSVSLRHLELWVGYYVRWNPRMRSQVPVHQNLKELLYLRTELQKRVDELQKEVSSSNSASSSSDHAYSPSHGGTPLHTTA
- the mtmr1a gene encoding myotubularin-related protein 1a isoform X1; protein product: MMEKQPYLSGPDGAVPPPVPRKPRTLATGNIASRQDSVDSLESPGSHVEWCKQLIAATISSQISSPMAPDAVNRESRIGKKIDFRSQDSDEEHDYQCDSLSSELPFHPPQVFKDVRRPVPSDEVPLVPGETIKTTVKDVMYICPFTGAVTGTLTVTDYKLNFISLEREIPFMLDVNLCAISRLETISVQSHGENTTGMEIVCKDMRSLRFAYKKDEQSKQEILETLTKYAFPLSNELPLFAFQYKEEFPVDGWKVYDPVTEYKRMGLPTESWTVRKINSNYEVCDTYPALLVTPKSIEDDEIKRVASFRAKHRIPVLSWIHPETQATIVRCSQPLVGPNDRRCKEDEHYLQTIMDANAQSHKLTIFDARQNTVADNHKAKDGGYENENFYLNMELNFLEIPNIHVIRESLRKLKEVVYPTIDDQRWHSSIDATHWLEYIRILLAGAVRIADKVESNKSSVVVHCSDGWDRTAQLTSLSMLMLDSYYRTLRGFQVLLEKEWISFGHKFASRVGHGDENHANSERSPLFVQFIDCVWQIMRQFSSAFEFNELFLITILDHLYSCLFGTFLYNSEQERVEKEVNRKTVSLWSYINSQPEDFTNPFYVDYENHVLYPSVSLRHLELWVGYYVRWNPRMRSQVPVHQNLKELLYLRTELQKRVDELQKEVSSSNSASSSSDHAYSPSHGGTPLHTTA
- the mtmr1a gene encoding myotubularin-related protein 1a isoform X6; translated protein: MMEKQPYLSGPDGAVPPPVPRKPRTLATGNIASRQDSVDSLESPGSHVEWCKQLIAATISSQISSPMAPDAVNRESRIGKKIDFRVSKRPNLKVFKDVRRPVPSDEVPLVPGETIKTTVKDVMYICPFTGAVTGTLTVTDYKLNFISLEREIPFMLDVNLCAISRLETISVQSHGENTTGMEIVCKDMRSLRFAYKKDEQSKQEILETLTKYAFPLSNELPLFAFQYKEEFPVDGWKVYDPVTEYKRMGLPTESWTVRKINSNYEVCDTYPALLVTPKSIEDDEIKRVASFRAKHRIPVLSWIHPETQATIVRCSQPLVGPNDRRCKEDEHYLQTIMDANAQSHKLTIFDARQNTVADNHKAKDGGYENENFYLNMELNFLEIPNIHVIRESLRKLKEVVYPTIDDQRWHSSIDATHWLEYIRILLAGAVRIADKVESNKSSVVVHCSDGWDRTAQLTSLSMLMLDSYYRTLRGFQVLLEKEWISFGHKFASRVGHGDENHANSERSPLFVQFIDCVWQIMRQFSSAFEFNELFLITILDHLYSCLFGTFLYNSEQERVEKEVNRKTVSLWSYINSQPEDFTNPFYVDYENHVLYPSVSLRHLELWVGYYVRWNPRMRSQVPVHQNLKELLYLRTELQKRVDELQKEVSSSNSASSSSDHAYSPSHGGTPLHTTA
- the mtmr1a gene encoding myotubularin-related protein 1a isoform X2 — translated: MMEKQPYLSGPDGAVPPPVPRKPRTLATGNIASRQDSVDSLESPGSHVEWCKQLIAATISSQISSPMAPDAVNRESRIGKKIDFRSQDSDEEHDYQCDSLSSELPFHPPVFKDVRRPVPSDEVPLVPGETIKTTVKDVMYICPFTGAVTGTLTVTDYKLNFISLEREIPFMLDVNLCAISRLETISVQSHGENTTGMEIVCKDMRSLRFAYKKDEQSKQEILETLTKYAFPLSNELPLFAFQYKEEFPVDGWKVYDPVTEYKRMGLPTESWTVRKINSNYEVCDTYPALLVTPKSIEDDEIKRVASFRAKHRIPVLSWIHPETQATIVRCSQPLVGPNDRRCKEDEHYLQTIMDANAQSHKLTIFDARQNTVADNHKAKDGGYENENFYLNMELNFLEIPNIHVIRESLRKLKEVVYPTIDDQRWHSSIDATHWLEYIRILLAGAVRIADKVESNKSSVVVHCSDGWDRTAQLTSLSMLMLDSYYRTLRGFQVLLEKEWISFGHKFASRVGHGDENHANSERSPLFVQFIDCVWQIMRQFSSAFEFNELFLITILDHLYSCLFGTFLYNSEQERVEKEVNRKTVSLWSYINSQPEDFTNPFYVDYENHVLYPSVSLRHLELWVGYYVRWNPRMRSQVPVHQNLKELLYLRTELQKRVDELQKEVSSSNSASSSSDHAYSPSHGGTPLHTTA
- the mtmr1a gene encoding myotubularin-related protein 1a isoform X8, yielding MMEKQPYLSGPDGAVPPPVPRKPRTLATGNIASRQDSVDSLESPGSHVEWCKQLIAATISSQISSPMAPDAVNRESRVSKRPNLKVFKDVRRPVPSDEVPLVPGETIKTTVKDVMYICPFTGAVTGTLTVTDYKLNFISLEREIPFMLDVNLCAISRLETISVQSHGENTTGMEIVCKDMRSLRFAYKKDEQSKQEILETLTKYAFPLSNELPLFAFQYKEEFPVDGWKVYDPVTEYKRMGLPTESWTVRKINSNYEVCDTYPALLVTPKSIEDDEIKRVASFRAKHRIPVLSWIHPETQATIVRCSQPLVGPNDRRCKEDEHYLQTIMDANAQSHKLTIFDARQNTVADNHKAKDGGYENENFYLNMELNFLEIPNIHVIRESLRKLKEVVYPTIDDQRWHSSIDATHWLEYIRILLAGAVRIADKVESNKSSVVVHCSDGWDRTAQLTSLSMLMLDSYYRTLRGFQVLLEKEWISFGHKFASRVGHGDENHANSERSPLFVQFIDCVWQIMRQFSSAFEFNELFLITILDHLYSCLFGTFLYNSEQERVEKEVNRKTVSLWSYINSQPEDFTNPFYVDYENHVLYPSVSLRHLELWVGYYVRWNPRMRSQVPVHQNLKELLYLRTELQKRVDELQKEVSSSNSASSSSDHAYSPSHGGTPLHTTA
- the mtmr1a gene encoding myotubularin-related protein 1a isoform X5 gives rise to the protein MMEKQPYLSGPDGAVPPPVPRKPRTLATGNIASRQDSVDSLESPGSHVEWCKQLIAATISSQISSPMAPDAVNRESRIGKKIDFRVSKRPNLKQVFKDVRRPVPSDEVPLVPGETIKTTVKDVMYICPFTGAVTGTLTVTDYKLNFISLEREIPFMLDVNLCAISRLETISVQSHGENTTGMEIVCKDMRSLRFAYKKDEQSKQEILETLTKYAFPLSNELPLFAFQYKEEFPVDGWKVYDPVTEYKRMGLPTESWTVRKINSNYEVCDTYPALLVTPKSIEDDEIKRVASFRAKHRIPVLSWIHPETQATIVRCSQPLVGPNDRRCKEDEHYLQTIMDANAQSHKLTIFDARQNTVADNHKAKDGGYENENFYLNMELNFLEIPNIHVIRESLRKLKEVVYPTIDDQRWHSSIDATHWLEYIRILLAGAVRIADKVESNKSSVVVHCSDGWDRTAQLTSLSMLMLDSYYRTLRGFQVLLEKEWISFGHKFASRVGHGDENHANSERSPLFVQFIDCVWQIMRQFSSAFEFNELFLITILDHLYSCLFGTFLYNSEQERVEKEVNRKTVSLWSYINSQPEDFTNPFYVDYENHVLYPSVSLRHLELWVGYYVRWNPRMRSQVPVHQNLKELLYLRTELQKRVDELQKEVSSSNSASSSSDHAYSPSHGGTPLHTTA
- the mtmr1a gene encoding myotubularin-related protein 1a isoform X7 is translated as MMEKQPYLSGPDGAVPPPVPRKPRTLATGNIASRQDSVDSLESPGSHVEWCKQLIAATISSQISSPMAPDAVNRESRVSKRPNLKQVFKDVRRPVPSDEVPLVPGETIKTTVKDVMYICPFTGAVTGTLTVTDYKLNFISLEREIPFMLDVNLCAISRLETISVQSHGENTTGMEIVCKDMRSLRFAYKKDEQSKQEILETLTKYAFPLSNELPLFAFQYKEEFPVDGWKVYDPVTEYKRMGLPTESWTVRKINSNYEVCDTYPALLVTPKSIEDDEIKRVASFRAKHRIPVLSWIHPETQATIVRCSQPLVGPNDRRCKEDEHYLQTIMDANAQSHKLTIFDARQNTVADNHKAKDGGYENENFYLNMELNFLEIPNIHVIRESLRKLKEVVYPTIDDQRWHSSIDATHWLEYIRILLAGAVRIADKVESNKSSVVVHCSDGWDRTAQLTSLSMLMLDSYYRTLRGFQVLLEKEWISFGHKFASRVGHGDENHANSERSPLFVQFIDCVWQIMRQFSSAFEFNELFLITILDHLYSCLFGTFLYNSEQERVEKEVNRKTVSLWSYINSQPEDFTNPFYVDYENHVLYPSVSLRHLELWVGYYVRWNPRMRSQVPVHQNLKELLYLRTELQKRVDELQKEVSSSNSASSSSDHAYSPSHGGTPLHTTA
- the mtmr1a gene encoding myotubularin-related protein 1a isoform X4, which translates into the protein MMEKQPYLSGPDGAVPPPVPRKPRTLATGNIASRQDSVDSLESPGSHVEWCKQLIAATISSQISSPMAPDAVNRESRSQDSDEEHDYQCDSLSSELPFHPPVFKDVRRPVPSDEVPLVPGETIKTTVKDVMYICPFTGAVTGTLTVTDYKLNFISLEREIPFMLDVNLCAISRLETISVQSHGENTTGMEIVCKDMRSLRFAYKKDEQSKQEILETLTKYAFPLSNELPLFAFQYKEEFPVDGWKVYDPVTEYKRMGLPTESWTVRKINSNYEVCDTYPALLVTPKSIEDDEIKRVASFRAKHRIPVLSWIHPETQATIVRCSQPLVGPNDRRCKEDEHYLQTIMDANAQSHKLTIFDARQNTVADNHKAKDGGYENENFYLNMELNFLEIPNIHVIRESLRKLKEVVYPTIDDQRWHSSIDATHWLEYIRILLAGAVRIADKVESNKSSVVVHCSDGWDRTAQLTSLSMLMLDSYYRTLRGFQVLLEKEWISFGHKFASRVGHGDENHANSERSPLFVQFIDCVWQIMRQFSSAFEFNELFLITILDHLYSCLFGTFLYNSEQERVEKEVNRKTVSLWSYINSQPEDFTNPFYVDYENHVLYPSVSLRHLELWVGYYVRWNPRMRSQVPVHQNLKELLYLRTELQKRVDELQKEVSSSNSASSSSDHAYSPSHGGTPLHTTA
- the mtmr1a gene encoding myotubularin-related protein 1a isoform X3 yields the protein MMEKQPYLSGPDGAVPPPVPRKPRTLATGNIASRQDSVDSLESPGSHVEWCKQLIAATISSQISSPMAPDAVNRESRSQDSDEEHDYQCDSLSSELPFHPPQVFKDVRRPVPSDEVPLVPGETIKTTVKDVMYICPFTGAVTGTLTVTDYKLNFISLEREIPFMLDVNLCAISRLETISVQSHGENTTGMEIVCKDMRSLRFAYKKDEQSKQEILETLTKYAFPLSNELPLFAFQYKEEFPVDGWKVYDPVTEYKRMGLPTESWTVRKINSNYEVCDTYPALLVTPKSIEDDEIKRVASFRAKHRIPVLSWIHPETQATIVRCSQPLVGPNDRRCKEDEHYLQTIMDANAQSHKLTIFDARQNTVADNHKAKDGGYENENFYLNMELNFLEIPNIHVIRESLRKLKEVVYPTIDDQRWHSSIDATHWLEYIRILLAGAVRIADKVESNKSSVVVHCSDGWDRTAQLTSLSMLMLDSYYRTLRGFQVLLEKEWISFGHKFASRVGHGDENHANSERSPLFVQFIDCVWQIMRQFSSAFEFNELFLITILDHLYSCLFGTFLYNSEQERVEKEVNRKTVSLWSYINSQPEDFTNPFYVDYENHVLYPSVSLRHLELWVGYYVRWNPRMRSQVPVHQNLKELLYLRTELQKRVDELQKEVSSSNSASSSSDHAYSPSHGGTPLHTTA